Proteins encoded by one window of Arabidopsis thaliana chromosome 2, partial sequence:
- a CDS encoding Major facilitator superfamily protein (Major facilitator superfamily protein; FUNCTIONS IN: transporter activity; INVOLVED IN: oligopeptide transport, response to nematode; LOCATED IN: membrane; EXPRESSED IN: 22 plant structures; EXPRESSED DURING: 13 growth stages; CONTAINS InterPro DOMAIN/s: Oligopeptide transporter (InterPro:IPR000109), Major facilitator superfamily, general substrate transporter (InterPro:IPR016196); BEST Arabidopsis thaliana protein match is: peptide transporter 3 (TAIR:AT5G46050.1); Has 7555 Blast hits to 7238 proteins in 1401 species: Archae - 0; Bacteria - 3710; Metazoa - 634; Fungi - 431; Plants - 2228; Viruses - 0; Other Eukaryotes - 552 (source: NCBI BLink).) has protein sequence MEAAKVYTQDGTVDLQGRPVLASKTGRWRACSFLLGYEAFERMAFYGIASNLVNYLTKRLHEDTISSVRNVNNWSGAVWITPIAGAYIADSYIGRFWTFTASSLIYVLGMILLTMAVTVKSLRPTCENGVCNKASSLQVTFFYISLYTIAIGAGGTKPNISTFGADQFDSYSIEEKKQKVSFFNWWMFSSFLGALFATLGLVYIQENLGWGLGYGIPTVGLLVSLVVFYIGTPFYRHKVIKTDNLAKDLVQVPIAAFKNRKLQCPDDHLELYELDSHYYKSNGKHQVHHTPVFRFLDKAAIKTSSRVPCTVTKVEVAKRVLGLIFIWLVTLIPSTLWAQVNTLFVKQGTTLDRKIGSNFQIPAASLGSFVTLSMLLSVPMYDQSFVPFMRKKTGNPRGITLLQRLGVGFAIQIVAIAIASAVEVKRMRVIKEFHITSPTQVVPMSIFWLLPQYSLLGIGDVFNAIGLLEFFYDQSPEEMQSLGTTFFTSGIGLGNFLNSFLVTMIDKITSKGGGKSWIGNNLNDSRLDYYYGFLVVISIVNMGLFVWAASKYVYKSDDDTKEFSGGGCVQMEAKALDTSPLSI, from the exons atggAGGCTGCAAAAGTTTACACACAAGATGGCACCGTCGACCTCCAAGGCCGTCCCGTCCTCGCCTCCAAGACCGGTCGTTGGAGAGCTTGCTCTTTCCTCCTCG GGTATGAAGCGTTTGAGAGGATGGCGTTTTATGGAATAGCGTCGAACTTAGTGAATTATTTGACTAAAAGACTTCACGAAGATACGATCTCTTCGGTTAGAAATGTGAATAATTGGTCCGGTGCGGTTTGGATCACTCCCATAGCCGGAGCTTACATCGCTGACTCATACATCGGTCGCTTCTGGACTTTTACTGCCTCCTCTCTCATCTACGTCCTG GGGATGATTCTCTTGACAATGGCGGTAACAGTAAAATCCCTAAGACCGACATGCGAAAACGGGGTATGCAACAAGGCCTCCTCGTTACAAGTAACATTTTTCTACATATCCCTCTATACCATAGCTATTGGAGCCGGTGGAACAAAACCTAACATTTCCACATTTGGAGCGGACCAATTCGACAGTTATagcattgaagaaaaaaagcaaaaggtTTCATTCTTCAATTGGTGGATGTTTAGCTCTTTCTTAGGCGCGTTGTTTGCGACATTGGGGCTCGTCTACATCCAAGAGAATCTCGGATGGGGTTTAGGTTATGGCATCCCTACCGTAGGACTCTTGGTTTCTCTCGTTGTGTTCTATATTGGAACACCATTTTACAGGCATAAGGTTATCAAAACAGACAATTTGGCGAAAGATTTGGTTCAAGTTCCTATCGCGGCATTCAAAAACCGAAAGCTTCAGTGTCCTGATGACCACTTGGAGCTTTATGAGCTTGACTCTCATTATTACAAAAGCAATGGTAAGCATCAAGTTCATCACACGCCCGTCTTCAG GTTCTTGGATAAAGCGGCCATTAAGACAAGTTCAAGAGTGCCATGTACGGTGACAAAAGTGGAAGTGGCAAAGCGTGTGCTAGGACTTATCTTTATATGGCTTGTCACTTTGATCCCAAGCACCTTGTGGGCACAAGTCAACACTCTCTTCGTCAAACAAGGGACCACGCTGGACCGAAAAATTGGATCCAACTTCCAGATCCCCGCGGCTTCATTGGGAAGCTTTGTTACGCTCTCCATGCTTCTCTCTGTGCCCATGTACGACCAATCCTTTGTTCCCTTCATGCGCAAGAAAACCGGAAACCCTAGAGGGATTACTTTACTCCAAAGACTAGGGGTAGGGTTTGCGATACAAATTGTTGCAATCGCGATTGCTTCGGCTGTGGAGGTCAAGAGGATGCGCGTGATAAAGGAATTTCACATAACTAGTCCGACACAAGTTGTGCCTATGAGCATTTTCTGGTTGCTCCCTCAGTACTCTCTTCTAGGCATTGGGGATGTGTTTAACGCAATTGGTTTGCTTGAGTTTTTCTATGATCAGTCACCTGAGGAGATGCAGAGCCTTGGAACAACGTTTTTCACGAGTGGAATCGGTCTTGGGAATTTCTTGAACAGCTTTTTGGTGACAATGATTGATAAGATCACGAGTAAAGGTGGAGGGAAGAGTTGGATTGGGAATAATTTGAATGATTCGAGGCTTGATTACTATTATGGATTTCTAGTGGTGATTTCGATAGTGAACATGGGACTTTTCGTGTGGGCAGCGAGTAAGTATGTTTACAAGAGTGATGATGACACCAAGGAGTTTAGTGGAGGAGGATGTGTTCAAATGGAGGCCAAAGCCTTAGACACATCTCCTCTTAGTATCTAA
- the LBD15 gene encoding LOB domain-containing protein 15 (LOB domain-containing protein 15 (LBD15); CONTAINS InterPro DOMAIN/s: Lateral organ boundaries, LOB (InterPro:IPR004883); BEST Arabidopsis thaliana protein match is: LOB domain-containing protein 13 (TAIR:AT2G30340.1); Has 1010 Blast hits to 1005 proteins in 26 species: Archae - 0; Bacteria - 0; Metazoa - 2; Fungi - 2; Plants - 1006; Viruses - 0; Other Eukaryotes - 0 (source: NCBI BLink).), with amino-acid sequence MSRERERFEEIGKKIKREADAWPHQMAGIRRPMSGPPGTLNTITPCAACKLLRRRCAQECPFSPYFSPHEPHKFASVHKVFGASNVSKMLMEVPESQRADAANSLVYEANVRLRDPVYGCMGAISALQQQVQALQAELTAVRSEILKYKQREAVATLIVPSNSQVAGFHNSGGVSVIAPPPQRPTTPPQPTTAHPPSPSSCVFSQPTTRDLEYGNIESENNYFG; translated from the exons ATGTCAAGAGAAAG GGAGAGATTTGAAGAGATAGGGAAGAAGATCAAAAGAGAAGCAGATGCTTGGCCTCATCAAATGGCTGGAATTAGAAGACCAATGTCGGGTCCTCCCGGAACCCTCAATACCATTACGCCTTGTGCTGCCTGCAAGCTTTTGCGCCGTAGATGTGCTCAAGAATGTCCCTTTTCGCCATATTTCTCCCCACACGAGCCTCATAAGTTCGCTTCCGTCCACAAAGTCTTTGGAGCTAGTAACGTCTCCAAGATGCTAATG GAAGTACCTGAGAGCCAGAGAGCAGATGCCGCGAATAGCCTTGTGTATGAAGCAAACGTGAGGCTAAGAGATCCGGTGTACGGATGCATGGGAGCCATCTCAGCTCTACAACAACAAGTCCAAGCTTTACAAGCCGAGCTCACGGCCGTAAGATCCGAGATTCTTAAGTACAAGCAACGAGAAGCTGTCGCCACTTTGATCGTACCTTCCAACTCCCAAGTTGCCGGATTTCACAACTCCGGCGGTGTTTCCGTCATTGCACCACCACCACAAAGACCAACAACTCCACCACAACCTACAACGGCTCATCctccttctccatcttcttgtGTTTTCTCTCAACCAACCACAAGAGACTTAGAATACGGCAACATTGAAAGTGAGAACAACTACTTCggttaa
- the LBD15 gene encoding LOB domain-containing protein 15, whose amino-acid sequence MAGIRRPMSGPPGTLNTITPCAACKLLRRRCAQECPFSPYFSPHEPHKFASVHKVFGASNVSKMLMEVPESQRADAANSLVYEANVRLRDPVYGCMGAISALQQQVQALQAELTAVRSEILKYKQREAVATLIVPSNSQVAGFHNSGGVSVIAPPPQRPTTPPQPTTAHPPSPSSCVFSQPTTRDLEYGNIESENNYFG is encoded by the exons ATGGCTGGAATTAGAAGACCAATGTCGGGTCCTCCCGGAACCCTCAATACCATTACGCCTTGTGCTGCCTGCAAGCTTTTGCGCCGTAGATGTGCTCAAGAATGTCCCTTTTCGCCATATTTCTCCCCACACGAGCCTCATAAGTTCGCTTCCGTCCACAAAGTCTTTGGAGCTAGTAACGTCTCCAAGATGCTAATG GAAGTACCTGAGAGCCAGAGAGCAGATGCCGCGAATAGCCTTGTGTATGAAGCAAACGTGAGGCTAAGAGATCCGGTGTACGGATGCATGGGAGCCATCTCAGCTCTACAACAACAAGTCCAAGCTTTACAAGCCGAGCTCACGGCCGTAAGATCCGAGATTCTTAAGTACAAGCAACGAGAAGCTGTCGCCACTTTGATCGTACCTTCCAACTCCCAAGTTGCCGGATTTCACAACTCCGGCGGTGTTTCCGTCATTGCACCACCACCACAAAGACCAACAACTCCACCACAACCTACAACGGCTCATCctccttctccatcttcttgtGTTTTCTCTCAACCAACCACAAGAGACTTAGAATACGGCAACATTGAAAGTGAGAACAACTACTTCggttaa